The following proteins are co-located in the Primulina tabacum isolate GXHZ01 chromosome 11, ASM2559414v2, whole genome shotgun sequence genome:
- the LOC142519749 gene encoding uncharacterized protein LOC142519749 produces the protein MVKNWGIMRGKAPEGARLWEKAPKGVRRSNFHRKDMLICKAKAQLTGENVVAIPADYRPRHITESATLTWVQFKNTFYEKYFTADALGRLKKEFMSLHQGDMYVAEFIRRFDRGCHFVPLIAREDSEKLRHFLDGLRPTTRRDVMLMRPTDYVAVTACAFQVEQALKDIDFDLQHKR, from the exons ATGGTAAAGAATTGGGGAATCATGCGGggcaaggccccagagggagcccgtttatgggagaaggccccaaagggagTCAGGCGATCGAATTTCCACCGAAAGGATATgttgatatgtaaggccaaggctcagttgacgggcgAGAATGTCGTTGCTATCCCTGCCGACTATAGGCCAAGGCACATAACGGAAAGTG CCACCCTCACTTGGGTGCAATTCAAGAACACCttctatgagaagtattttactgcTGACGCCCTAGGACGCTTGAAgaaggagtttatgagtctccatCAAGGAGACATGTATGTGGCTGAATTTATTAGGaggtttgataggggttgtcactttgtgccccttattgctAGAGAAGATTCCGAGAAACTAAGGCACTTCTTAGATGGCCTTCGACCTACTACACGCCGTGATGTTATGTTGATGCGACCGACAGATTATGTAGCTGTCACTGCTTGTGCTTTCCAAGTTGAGCAAGCCTTAAAggatattgattttgatttgCAGCACAAGAGGTAG
- the LOC142519517 gene encoding major allergen Pru ar 1-like, giving the protein MGLITYEDEVICSIPPAKLFKALVHDGDHLIPKVLPEAFKSIKNIEGDGGVGSIKLVTFGEGSHHKSVKHRVDEIDEANHVYKYSIIEGDVLGEDLESISYVLKLEASADGGSVCKTISHYHTKHDDHGITEDKIKEGKEKAKALYKALEDHLHAHPDAY; this is encoded by the exons ATGGGTTTGATCACTTACGAGGATGAAGTCATCTGTTCCATCCCACCGGCCAAGTTGTTCAAGGCCCTCGTCCACGATGGCGACCACCTCATCCCCAAGGTCTTGCCTGAGGCATTCAAAAGCATCAAAAATATTGAAGGAGACGGTGGCGTTGGAAGCATCAAATTGGTCACTTTTGGCGAAG GTAGCCATCACAAGAGCGTGAAACACAGGGTCGATGAAATCGACGAGGCAAATCATGTGTACAAGTACTCTATCATTGAAGGCGATGTTTTAGGCGAAGATCTTGAATCCATTTCCTACGTTCTCAAGCTCGAAGCCTCCGCTGATGGCGGCTCTGTCTGCAAGACTATAAGCCATTACCATACCAAACACGATGACCACGGTATCACCGAAGATAAGATCAAGGAAGGGAAAGAGAAAGCGAAGGCCTTATACAAGGCTCTTGAAGATCACCTCCATGCACACCCTGATGCTTATTAA